From a region of the bacterium genome:
- a CDS encoding polysaccharide deacetylase family protein, with protein MTLKKILESLEHIPPEILKKNLKGVLWEGTPDSGGLSLTFDDGPDPDITPYVLDFLDEAGARGTFFMVGEQVKKHPDTARMVVERGHIAGNHSMTHCSMFLMKKSEVNREIDDTQKAISDTTGAAPCWFRPPYGMFDFTSAEAVRQKGLTLVLWTVLSGDYSDDPPEKILRTVEPFIRPGAILVFHDTAHGGGLFLPEILRSIYTRARHDEIRFIGIDELTVSDSIEGDENDA; from the coding sequence ATGACTTTAAAAAAGATACTTGAATCCCTCGAACATATTCCTCCCGAAATTCTCAAAAAGAATCTCAAAGGCGTTCTTTGGGAAGGCACCCCCGATTCCGGCGGGCTGTCGCTGACCTTCGATGACGGCCCCGATCCCGATATCACACCCTATGTGCTCGATTTTCTCGATGAAGCGGGAGCACGGGGCACGTTTTTCATGGTGGGCGAGCAGGTGAAGAAGCATCCCGATACGGCCCGGATGGTTGTCGAGCGCGGGCATATCGCCGGGAATCACTCCATGACCCACTGTTCGATGTTTCTCATGAAAAAAAGCGAAGTCAACCGTGAGATCGACGATACCCAGAAAGCCATAAGCGACACTACCGGCGCTGCTCCATGCTGGTTCAGACCACCGTACGGCATGTTCGATTTCACGAGCGCCGAAGCGGTGAGGCAGAAAGGGCTGACACTCGTTCTCTGGACCGTGCTGTCGGGGGATTACTCGGATGATCCGCCCGAAAAGATTCTGAGGACGGTCGAACCGTTCATCAGGCCCGGCGCGATCTTGGTGTTTCACGATACCGCGCACGGGGGTGGACTCTTTCTGCCGGAGATACTGCGCAGTATATACACAAGGGCCCGACACGACGAAATACGGTTCATCGGAATCGATGAGCTCACGGTTTCCGATTCGATCGAAGGGGACGAGAACGATGCCTGA